A genome region from Nocardia sp. NBC_00565 includes the following:
- a CDS encoding 4a-hydroxytetrahydrobiopterin dehydratase produces MSAPKLTEAELTQALTQLPDWTRSGDTITRTIEAKTFPAGIELVRLVADVAEAANHHPDIDIRWRRVSFTLSTHDSGGLTALDVSLAREIDRLAAQSD; encoded by the coding sequence ATGAGTGCTCCCAAACTAACTGAGGCCGAACTCACCCAAGCTCTGACCCAACTGCCCGACTGGACCCGCTCCGGCGACACCATCACCCGCACCATCGAGGCCAAGACCTTCCCCGCGGGCATCGAACTCGTGCGCCTGGTCGCCGATGTCGCCGAGGCCGCGAACCATCACCCCGATATCGATATCCGCTGGCGCCGGGTGAGCTTCACGCTCTCGACCCACGACTCCGGCGGGCTCACCGCGCTGGACGTATCGCTCGCGCGCGAAATCGACCGACTGGCGGCACAATCCGACTGA
- a CDS encoding mannosyltransferase: MGSLETAVNLVEAFSSLSPNARTAREPGRRPGTDSKACELNRSLRLAVPVLGLSVLARLLWMLLSKNGMNLVDLHVYVDGSAALLTDRLYDFTYAEKTPDFPLPFTYPPFAALVFFPLHYLPFTLIAVLWLLAIVAALYVVVWIAFELILGKERMREPQWRTAAVWWTAIGIWMEPVRTTIDYGQVNVFLVLGAMLAVRSSRWWLSGGLIGVIAGIKLTPAISGLYFVARRRWGTAVWSAVVFGATVGISFLINHKEAKRYFGTLLGDADRIGPVGSVWNQSLRGALSRLLGYDVQSGPWWLAAVVVVAILAFFAWRALDSDDRLGTLIVVQLFGLLVSPISWSHHWVWLLPTVLWLVHGPLRRAPGARILAGYWLVTTLIGVPWVLSFAQHSIWTISRPGVLSWLGTVDVLGVLVFYGWVIWAGRNEWSDRESAAPVVVERNA, encoded by the coding sequence ATGGGATCTCTCGAGACGGCGGTTAATCTAGTCGAAGCCTTCAGCTCTCTGTCGCCGAATGCCCGAACCGCGCGGGAACCAGGCCGACGACCCGGAACCGACTCGAAAGCCTGCGAATTGAACCGAAGCCTCCGATTGGCTGTGCCGGTGCTCGGTCTGTCCGTGTTGGCCAGGCTGCTGTGGATGCTGCTGTCGAAGAACGGGATGAACCTCGTCGACCTGCACGTCTATGTCGATGGTTCGGCGGCCCTGCTGACCGACCGACTCTACGACTTCACCTACGCCGAGAAGACGCCGGACTTCCCGCTGCCGTTCACCTATCCGCCGTTCGCGGCGCTGGTCTTCTTCCCGCTGCACTATCTGCCGTTCACGCTGATCGCGGTGCTCTGGCTGCTGGCCATCGTCGCCGCGCTGTATGTGGTGGTGTGGATCGCCTTCGAGCTGATCCTCGGCAAGGAGCGGATGCGGGAGCCGCAGTGGCGCACCGCCGCCGTCTGGTGGACCGCCATCGGCATCTGGATGGAGCCGGTGCGGACCACGATCGACTACGGCCAGGTCAATGTTTTCCTGGTGCTCGGTGCCATGCTCGCGGTGCGCAGCTCGCGCTGGTGGCTATCGGGTGGACTGATCGGTGTGATCGCGGGAATCAAACTGACGCCGGCGATTTCGGGGCTGTACTTCGTGGCTCGACGGCGCTGGGGAACCGCGGTGTGGTCGGCGGTGGTGTTCGGCGCGACGGTCGGGATCAGCTTCCTGATCAACCACAAAGAGGCGAAGCGGTACTTCGGCACGCTGCTCGGCGACGCGGATCGAATCGGTCCGGTCGGCTCGGTGTGGAACCAGTCGCTGCGCGGTGCGCTGAGCCGTCTACTCGGCTATGACGTCCAGTCCGGGCCGTGGTGGCTGGCGGCCGTCGTGGTGGTTGCGATCCTGGCCTTCTTCGCTTGGCGCGCACTGGATTCCGATGATCGGCTGGGCACGCTGATCGTGGTGCAGCTGTTCGGGCTGCTGGTTTCCCCCATCTCGTGGTCGCATCACTGGGTGTGGTTGCTGCCCACGGTGCTGTGGTTGGTCCACGGTCCGCTGCGGCGGGCGCCGGGCGCGCGGATTCTCGCGGGCTATTGGCTGGTCACCACCCTGATCGGGGTGCCGTGGGTACTGTCGTTCGCTCAGCACTCGATCTGGACCATCTCGCGTCCGGGTGTGCTGTCCTGGCTCGGCACCGTCGATGTGCTCGGCGTGCTGGTGTTCTATGGCTGGGTGATCTGGGCGGGCCGCAACGAATGGTCGGACCGCGAGAGCGCAGCCCCGGTGGTCGTCGAACGCAACGCCTGA